DNA sequence from the Alteribacter lacisalsi genome:
CTATACCCCTGTCCATCAGGAGGTATGTGTCTGATTTGCAATTATTTTTATTTTCATACCTCCGGAGCCCGGTGGTGCCTTTCACTCGTCAGGAAAGGACATCAGCGGGTTTTTATCTTTTTTTTACAGGAGGCGCTTCACGTGATTAAACTTAAACAGGCGATACAGACTCAGGGAACCGTATTATCAGGGGACATACTTAAAGTTGACCAGTTTTTAAATCACGGCATTGATCCCGAACTCATGGCTGCAATCGGAAAGGAATTTACACGGCGGTTTGAAAATGATGGAATAACAAAAATCCTGACGATAGAATCCTCAGGTATCGCTCCTTCGGTCATGACCGGATTATATTTAGGGTGCCCGGTGGTTTTTGCCAGAAAACAGAAGTCAGCCATTCACCATAAAGGCCTGTTTGCGGCAGATGTCTACTCGTACACGAAGAAGACAACAAGCACGATCACTGTCGAGGCTGATAAAATCAGTGCAGACGACACCGTTCTCATCATTGATGACTTCCTTGCAAACGGACAGGCGGCTCTGGGTCTCGCTTCCATTGTTCAGGATGCAGGTGCTCGTGTGGCAGGCATCGGCATTGTCATTGAAAAGTCTTTCCAGCCGGGAAGGACTCTCCTTGACGGAGCTGGCCTAAGAGTGGAATCACTCGCCCGGATTGCTTCCCTTTCAGATGGGACGGTACGTTTTTCTGATGAGGCTGCCTGCGAGGTAAAAGTATGAGTACAAAAACGGTAAACTATCCATGGTACAGACGAGAAGACACAGATGCATTCTTTGCCCTTTTCCAGAATAATCTCGCAAATTTCGTCATCATCATCGTTACTATGCTCGGAATGGGGTTTCCCGCCTCTCTTGTATTCGGAAAGGTCATTCCCGGTGCTGCGGCGGCAGTCGTGTTCGGTAATCTCTACTATGCGTTTATGGCCAGACGTCTTGCTGCCAAGGAAAACAGAACCGATGTGACAGCCCTCTCCTATGGGATCAGTACACCTGTTATGTTCGTCTTTCTATTCGGTGTTCTTCTCCCTGCCTACACGCTGACAGGGGACGCCGAGCTGGCTTGGAAAATCGCACTCGCCGCGTGTTTTATCAGCGGTCTGATTGAGTTTCTAGCCAGTTTCACCGGTAAATGGCTGCAACGTGTACTGCCGAGAGCGGCGATGCTTGGTGCCCTTGCAGGTGTTGCTCTTACGTTTATTGCCGGTGAGATGTTATTTACCACGCTGGAAATGCCCGTTGTCGGCCTGTTTGTTCTCGTTGTCATTCTTGTCGGTCTTGTCGGCAAGGTCACGCTCCCTTTTAAGATTCCAGCTTCTTTATTTGCCATTATCGCAGGAACCGGTCTTGCATTTGCTCTGGGCTACGCGGATACCGGCGCCATTCAGAACGGACTGGCTAATCTGGGATTTTACCCGGTGCTCCCTTCGTTAGCTGTATTTGAAGGATTTGGTCTGCTGTTCACTGGTATGATTGCCCTGCTTGCGGTCATTCTGCCGATTACGATATACAATGCCATTGAGACGATGAACAACGTGGAAGCTATGAAAGCAGAAGGTGACAGCTATGATGTCCGTGAATGCCAGGCTGTCGACGGGACTGGAACCATGATTGGCGCCTTGTTCGGCGGTCTGTTTCCCACTACCGTTTATATTGCCTCTGTAGGCGCCAAATGGATGAAGGCAGGAAGAGGTTACAGCATTCTAAACGCAGCAGTTTTCTTTCTTGCCGCTTCATTTGGTCTGATTGGTGCTCTTGCAGCGGTTATTCCTGTTGCAGTTGTTGCCCCGATCCTCGTTTTCGTTGGCATCTCAATGGTCTCGGCTGCTTTTGGTAAAAACGAAACAAAATACTACCCTGCTGTTGCCATAGCCATGCTTCCCTACTTCGCCAACTACCTGATGACCCGTTTTGGAAATGACGCCGGTTCTGTTCTTCAGGAAATCTCAGGCGGCATCGTTCCTCTAGGTGAAGGGGCAATGTTTACTGGCATCCTGCTTGGAGCCATCACGGTAGCCATTATCGACCACGACTTCAAGAAGGCTGCTGTCTTCTCCTGCACTGCCGGGATCCTCAGTTTCTTCGGTTTGATGCATGCTTCCGGTCTTGCCGTTGGTGCAGCTTCGGACTATGCTCTCGGCTATTTTCTCGTTGCTGGTTTCCTTGGCGCATTTGCCCTGAAGGAAACCAAATTGTCCGCTGGAGAACAGCCTGTCTCCCGCAGGGCTGCCTAGTAAGCTTCAGGCCGATGAGCATCTGAATAACCGTGTAATGGCAGAGGCCGGGACAGAAGTGTTTTTCAGACAAAATTCCGAACACTTTCTTTATGTCCCGGCCTCTTTTTCTTCAGTTTAAATTTGTACCGGATTCATCAATTACCATCGATCATACGATAGATGGCTTCGGCGACACCTGCTTCTGTGTTTGCTCCGGTAATATAACAGCTTACAGCCTTCACTTCATCCGCTGCGTTGGCCATGGCGATTCCTGTACCTGCAGCCTTCAGCATACTTAAATCGTTGAAATTGTCACCAATGGCAGCTGTTTGATTCATAGGAATCCCCATATTCTGTGCAACCTGCTCCAGGGCCTGTCCTTTTGTCGCATGAACATGGGTAATCTCAAGGTTTTCCGAAGCGGAAGCACTAACCGCGATACTTCCTAGTTTACGAAGTCTCTCCGCTGCCTTTTCCCGCTTGCTTCCGTCTTTGGAAAAGGCGAGCAGTTTAAGAAGACTGACCCCCTGGTTAAGAATCTGATCGTAGTCTTCCGTAACCGTAACTGCCCCTTCCTTAAATCGGGCTTCCGCTACCCTCATCACCTGATCGTACGACTCGAATTCCCCCGTACTGAGCATAATGTCCGCTACAATCTGCAGACCCTTCTGCTCGTCTTCTGTATAGGAGCCCTTTCCTGTGTATATTTCGTAGTAAACCCCTTCATCTCGAAGAATGTCTGCCGCCCGTCTGTATAAAGAGCGGGACATCGTTACTTGTGAGTAAATATCCCCGTCTTTCTGTCTTATTTCTGCTCCGTTCACACAGATGAGCGGAAGCCTGATGCCTACTTCCTTTAACGGTACTACAGCTTCCGTAAAGTCACGTCCTGTTGCCACTGCAACTGTGACTCCTTTTGATTCGGCATACCGGATCGCTTCAGCATTCTTTTTTGGGATCCTTCTTTCACTATCCAATAGCGTTCCATCCATATCCGTGGCAATCAGCTTGATTCCTGACATCATATATCCTCCATTATATCGGTCCGGTACTCCCCGCAAATCAGTGTACACCCCTGCTCTTTTCACGATATAATGACAGTCAGACAGAAGGGAGTTTACATGTATGGAGAAAACCGACCGGTATCTTTTCCGTTTTTTTATTTTCTGGTACATATGCGGTGTGTTTCTGCTCAGTTTTGACCTGGTGCCTCCATGGTTAGAATGGGCAAATGTCGTGTTTTTAATTACAGCAGGCTTTCTGGCCATGCTCTTTTTTTACCGTACATACGGAAAGATTCTTGGCCTTGTTCTCATTGGCGGGATCTTCATCCTGTCTATGGCCCTTGAATCCTTCGGCGTTGCTACCGGCTTGTTCTTCGGTAACTACGAATACCGGACTGACTTTGGCCCGAAAATGATTGGTGTACCTGTTACAATTGGATTCGCCTGGGTGATGGTAATAGCCACCTCCCACGTCCTGATGAAGCCCGTTACGAATGCAACCGGAAAATTCGCCATCATTGTTTACCCTGTACTCGGCGCCTTCACAGCTACTGCGATGGACCTGATTATCGATCCTGTAGCCTATGACGTCAAAGAATACTGGGTATGGCTTGAAGGCGGCTTTTACTATGGCATTCCATTTTCCAACTATGCAGGATGGTTCATACTCAGCTTTATTCTCCACTTGATTGTATTCATACTAACTAAACGTCATAAAGGATGGCAGACAGACAGCTCGGAATGGAGTTTTCGCATGGCCTGGCTGTATGGAATGATGACAGCCATGTTCATGGCAGTCGCTGTTGTAAACGGTCTGTTCCTGGCTTTCTTCACAACGCTTGCGGCACTTATCATCGTTTATACCTTTTATTTTACTCCCCGATTCTTAGGAACCTTGAAGGAGGGCGGCCGCTATTCACAGCAGAAAACCGGCATTTGAAGCTGTTTTTTCCCTCTATAACAGACGTCTGTTAAAAAAGCATTTTCATCATGTTTCCTGTGAAAACAACTGGCGCCCCTCCGGCAGAGGCGCCCTGTTTTTAATTAATCACAGTTCCTGGTGGGACAGTCTTGTTCTGTTTCAACTGAACCGGGAACTTCTCAGGACAGACGGATATGCCCTCATGAGCGAGGAGGGCCTCAGACGCTTTCCCTTTTTCAGAAAGATCGGCGCTTTCCCTGTAAATGCCGCTTCCTATACGTCGGTTCTGCGCTCTTTGAAGGAAGCTGCAGTCCTCTTAAACAGTGGAAAGTGCTTGTTTCTTTTTCCTCAGGGTGATGAATTCCACTTGGATATAAGGCCTCTCCAGTTTCAGAGCGGGGCTGCCTTTCTTCTAAAAGAAGCACCTCATTGCGATTTGGTACCGGTCACTTTTTATCACACTCTCCTCCACGAACAGCACCCTGAGTTCTTTATCCGGGTCGGATCGTCACTTGCTTTTGATTCACAGGTCCCCCGAAAGGAGCTTACAATTCAGCTCGAAAATCAGCTTACAGAGCAGCTTGATGGGCTTAAAAACGATGTGATGAACGAGAAAACGGAGAGCTTCAGGCCTGTTGTGCGGGGCCGGGAAACCATCGGGGACCGATGGTACAGCATTAAGCAGAGTCTCCCCCGTCTCTTCGGGAGGGCCGGCCGATGACCGTATGGATTCTTACTGCGGTTCTTGCCGTCTCTATTGTGATTACGGGACTTAATACATTCCTTCTCCCACGACTGAAAACAGATCGGAAAGCGGACAGACATCCACCTTCTGTTGATGTATTTGTGCCCCTTCGCAACGAGGAACGAAACGTACCGGATTTGATTGCCAGTCTTAAGGGTCTGACAGCCCCGAATCTGACTTTTTTCCTGCTTGATGACGGTTCCTCTGACCGCACGGGAGAGCTGCTTACTGCTTTGACAGATGATGACCCCCGTTTCTATCTGCTGAAAGGGAAACCGCTTCCTGAAGCCTGGGTAGGAAAAGTACATGCCTGTCATCAGTTATCCAAAAACGGAAGCGGAGAATTTGCACTGTTTGTGGATGCTGACGTCCGGCTTGCACATGGCACAGTGGAAAGTCTGCTTTCTTGTTTTAAACGACCTGAAACAGGCCTCGTGACGGGATTTCCAAAAACACCAGCCAAAGGAGTGCTCGGGTCTCTTCTGATTCCGATGCAGCATTTTGTTGTACACTTTCATCTGCCGGTGCTTCTCGCTAATTACACGACCTTTGCCCCTGCTACTGCTGCCCATGGGGCCTTCATGATGTTCCGGCGCTCAGCCTACGAGAAAGCCGGCGGGCACAAAGCAGTAAAGTCCTCCCTTGTGGAGGATGTGCATCTTGCCCGCCAGATGAAAAAAAGCGGATATCGTGTAACACTGGCCAATGTTTCAGATGCGGTAACATGCTATATGTATGAGACAGACCGGGAAGTGTGGGAAGGTTTTTCGAAAAATCTGTTCCCGGGACTCGGTCGTTCCTTGCCCCTTGCTGTCTTTGTTACATTGTTTTATCTGTTGTTTTACACAGCTCCTGGCATATTTGCAATTTTAGTACTCCTGGGCAGCCTGGAGATGGTATGGCTCCTTCCCTATTCTCTTGGAGTCGTTCATAAGGGAATCGTCGACTGGTCTGTCAGACAGAAGCTGTGGCTGTGCATTCTGATGCCCGCTTCGGCTCTTATGACTGTCGTCCTTCTCTGGTATTCGGCTTTCCTTGGTGTGTTCAGACGGGGGTTCAGTTGGAAAGGAAGGGTTTATAAATGACGCGACAGAAAAAGATTGCTGTTATTGGCGCCGGCCTTGGGGGGCTTGCAGCATCAATCCGCCTCGCCTCGAAAGGTGCTGATGTCACACTTTATGAGAAGAACAGTTATGCCGGAGGTAAGCTTCACAGCAAAGCACTCGGCACACATACGTTTGATTTTGGACCGAATACGATTACGATGCCCCATGTGTTTCAAAATGTACTTTATGATGCCGGGGAAAATCCAGATGATTACTTCCGGTTTGACCGCCTTACCACACACACGAAAAATGTGTTCAGTGACGGCACCTCTTTTCATTTTTCCTCCGACACGGAAAAAATGGAGGAGGAGATTGCCTCGATCGATCCTGACAGCGCCCTCCGGTACAGAGAGTATCTTAAGCAGGTGGAAGATCTCTACATAAAGGCAGAGACTCATTTTCTCCGGCGCACGTTCCGTTCGTGGAAGGATTATATGTCCCTGCCCCTCGCACGGGCGCTTTTCAGTGTCAAACCGCTTACAAGTCTGGACCGCTTTCACCGGACCTTCTTCCCTGATGACCGGGTCCGCCAGGCTTTCAACCGGTATGCCACCTACATCGGATCATCTCCATACCGCTCACCTGCTACCTTCGGCCTTATCGGACATCTTGAGCTTAATGACGGTGTTTATTTTACAAGAGGCGGCAATGCCGGCATTGCCAAAGGTCTTCACCGTGCAGCGGTTAAATTAGGCGTAACCATGCACTTCAATACAGAGGTAACCGGCATTGAAGTGGCAGACAAAAAAGCCTCTGCCGTCAAAACGGATCATTACGAGCCCCTGCCTGTTGACGGCATTGTGTTAAACGGGGATCTGCTCACACAGGTTCCAGCGTTAATCGACCAGAAGAACCGGAAACATCTAACCGATGAAAAAATCAACTCCCTTAATCCTTCTATTTCAGCTTTTGTGATTCTTGCTGCTGCAGAAAAACGGTACGATCTTCATCATCATCACGTCTTCTTCACTTCCGACTACAGGAAGGAATTCAATACAATTTTTGAAGAGGGAAAGTACCCTGCTGACCCGACGATATACATTTGTACCTCTTCAAAAACAGAACCTTCACTGTCTCCCGACGGGGACAATCTGTTTATTCTTGTTAATGCGCCTCCGCTCCCGCGAAACGGTACATTAGATGATGATAAAGAACAATACGCCGGGATCGTGTTTGAGCGACTCCGGGAGAAAGGAATCGATTTATTCGGATCCCTAAAAGGAAAACAGATCATTTCTCCTGCTGATATCGCAGAAAAGTTCTATGCCTATCGTGGTTCCCTCTACGGGATAGCCTCCAATAAGCGATCTGACACATTTTTACGTCCCTTTAATCAGAGTGCCGATGTCGGCAATCTCTTTTTTGCCGGCGGCAGCACCCACCCTGGCGGCGGATCTCCGATGGTGGTACTAAGTGGCAGAAATGCTGCTGATGCTCTTCTGAACGAACTCGGGAGGCACTGACCGGCAGATTGCCTGCGGGCTTTTGAAAATGCTTTTTCAAACCACTAAACTGCCGAAAGCAGGAAAAGGCCCTCACCATTCGGTGAAGGCCTTTCTCTTCAGCTCGTTTTTATCTTCTCAGTCGTTTTAGCAGGCTTTTTAATCCGGCATGATCTCTCTCACGATTAATCAGCCTTTTACAACAGCTTTCATAATATGTGTTTTCTCTTCCGCTGAAACGAATGCCCGCTGGCGGAACACTTCGTACCCGTTATTTCTGACTGAGCGAAGAATCTCTCTGTAAAAAAGAGCTGCTGCTTTAACGGGAATTTTCGAATCAACCGGGTATTCATTAATAGAGGCGAGGCCTGCATCGTAGAATCGAAGAGCATCCTCTGCCAGCTCTTCCCACACGGCAATAAATGCCGGGCTGACCTGGCGGCTCGTCAGCATATCATGATTCAAGCCATGCTTGTCCATAACATCTTCCGGAAGATAAATACGGTCCCGTTCAAGGTCCTCTCCTACGTCCCTGAGAATATTTGTTAACTGCATGGCGATTCCAAGGGAAATGGCCCCTTCACGCAGACGGTCTTTTTTGGCAGGAGCAAGAATCGGAAGGAGCATAAGCCCGACCGTGCTTGCCACATGATACGAGTAATGCTTCACTTCTTCAAGAGCAGCGTACCGCTTTTTGATTAAGTCCATCTGCTGTCCTTCGATCATGTCGTAAAACGGCTGGACGTCCATCTCAAACCGCGAAAACGTGTCTTGAAGCGCAATCCACAGATAGTTCTTTTCCGGGATACGCCCATCAGCAAATGAATGAAACTGATCTTTAAATTTTACGATTTCAGTACCCGGATTTTCTCCTTCATCAACGATGTCATCTGCTGTTCTGCAAAATGCATAAACAGCCCACACGGCCTGGCGCTTTTCCTCCGGCAGATGGCCAAACGCTTTTGCAAACGTTTTGGAGTGACGTTCAATGACAGTACGGCAGCGGCTGTAAGCTTCATTTACCGAGAGCATGATCCTCCTCCTTCATACATCTTTAGTATTATTATTTTATCATAATTTACAACTAAACGCCTGATAAACCTCTTATGCCAGAGAATTTGCCCGCTCTTCCTTTTCCCGGATCGCTTCAGCAAGAAGCTTTGCACCCTGCATCACTATCGGGATTCCTCCGCCCGGGTGAATGGATGCACCGACGGCAAACACATTTTCCAGCCCAAAAGGCTGCAGTTGAGGGCGGAATACCCCGGACTGGAAAAGGGACGGTGCAATGCCGAAGCTTCCGCCCTGAAACAGGCCTTCCGCTTCTGCATCAACAGGTGTCCGGATTTCCTTCCAGAGGAGTTTTGATTTTATTTCAGGATCCAGGCGTGCTTCCAGTTCATCCATAATCCGATCGGCATATGCAGTATAGTCTTCCTGTGAAATACTGTTCCCTGCAGGTACAGGTACAAGCACATACACCCCGCTCTTCCCTTCAGGTGCAGTACTGTCATCAATCAATGAGGGTGAAAAGACGTAGAACGATGGATCATCCGGCAGTATACGCCTTTCAAACACATCCTCCATATTTCTGTCGAGATTCTCCGCCATAAAGAACTGATGGATGTAAGAGGTGTCAAGATGGCCTTCAATTCCCAGGTAAAGGAGAAGGCATCCGGATGAAGGTGTAAATGATCTGTTCCGCTTCTTCCCTGAATCGTTTACCAGGTTCCGGGCCACCGGGTAGTCCCCGTTAACGATGAACGTATCAAACGTTTCCCGTTTCCCGTTTACTGACAGGCTCGTCCCCTTTCTCCCCGATGTATCAATCCCTGTTACTTCCGAATGTGTACTGAGCCGGACACCGCGCCTGAGCAGCTCTCCCGTAATTTCCCTGGCGAGTCTGGCATAACCGCCTTTTACGTACCAGATACCGTGATAATGTTCGCTGAACGGTACAAGAGAGTAAATGGCAGGCGTATCATCCGGGGCACCGCCGATATAAAGTGTCTGAAAGGAAAATGCCTCTCTCAGTTTTAAAGCCTTAAAGTATTGCCGGGCCTGACTTTTCACGCTCTGATAGGCTTTGAGCTTAACGAGTGTCTTCACGTTTGCTCTGGAAAAAAAGGATGCAGGATTTCTAAAGTCCCGGTCCATAAAGGCCTTTTTTCCTTTCGTAAACCGCTCCTCCATATCATTCATATAGGCAAGAAAGGCGTCTTCCTCACCTGGAAATGAAGCACTGATTTCCTCAAGCTGCTTTTCTGTACTGCTCCATTTTGTAAAGGTGGTGCCATCCGGAAAGTGAAGCGGATAAAGGGGATCAATTCTTTCCATTTCAATGAGATCCGGGTTCATTCCTGCTTCTGATAATATAGAGCGGATCATCTCTGGAAGGAGCACAATGGTCGGGCCCTTATCAATACGGAAGCCGTCGCGCTCGACCGCAGCGAGGCGTCCTCCCATTTCACCTTCTTTTTCATAAACGGTTACTTCATGGCCTTCATTTGAAAGATAAAGTGCTGTGACAAGTCCTCCGATCCCGCCGCCGATGATGGCTGTTTTCATACTGTCACCCCCGCTTTTCCGTATTTCTCCATCAAGCCTGAAGATGTTATTCTCGCAGATTCAAAGATTGTCGGGAGTCCGCTCCCAGGATGCGTTCCCCCTCCGGTTAGCCACAGACCTTCCAGCGCTTCGAATTTATTATGCGGGCGGAAATACATCATCTGACCCAGATTGTGGGCCAGATTAAACGTTGCCCCTTTATAGACGTGTTTCTGGTGTTCCCAGTCAAGCGGTGTGAGCACGTCTTCCACTTCAAGACTGTCTCTTAATTTCTGACCGGTTTTTTTCTCTACCAGATCCCAGACGAGATCCCGGAATTCCTCTTTCTTTTCGTCCCAGTCGATTCCGCTGAAGTTATTCGGCACCGGTGCCAGAATGTACAGCGCCGCTTTCCCTTCCGGTGCTACCGTGGAATCGGTTGCCGATGCATGGTGCACATATACGGATGGGTCTTCTGACAATAGCCTGGTTTTCGTAATTTCCTCTACGTTCCTTTTGTAATCTCCCGAAAAGAAGATGGTATGATGGCCCAGGTCAACCGGTTTATTAATGCCTGCATAAATCATAAACGTGGAGCAGGAGTAATTTTTCTTTTCAAGGGATTTGCGTGAATATTTTCTTACTGCTCCCTCATCCACGAGGTTTGTCATGGCATGGGCAAAATCCGCATTCATGACAACTTCATCTGCCGTTACGGATTCTCCGCTGTCGAGCTGTAAGCCGGTCACTTTTCTGCCATCAAGGATCAGGCTTTTTATTCCTGCGTTCGTATGAATGGTTCCGCCGTGTTCCTCCACCACTCTGCCCATAGCCTCTGTCAGCCTGCTGAGACCGCCGACCGGGTGGTAAACGCCCCATTCGTGTTCCATGTAGGATAGAATGCTGAAAGCTCCCGGGCAGTCCCACGGTGACATGCCGAGGTACTTGGATTGAAATGTAAACGAAAGGCGGAGCCGCTCATCGTCGAAATAACGGCCCAGCACATCATACAGGGAACGGCCAACTTCCAGTTCAGGAAGCGCTTTTAAGCTCCTGAGCCGTGCATAATCAAACAGGCTTCCGTGCCGGTTCTGAAGCATAGGAAGCAGTCTGTTCATCTTCTTCCGCGTGTCTGTCATAAACTGTTCATAACGGGATCCGTAACCAGGGAACAGGTCTTCAATATGCTCTTTCATCTTTTCTCTGTTACTCGTTGCCCGGATCTTCATGCCGTCAAAATCCAGTTCATACATGGGATCAAGCTTTACAAGATTTACATAATCATGAAGATTTTTACCTGAAGCTTCAAAAATCTCCTCCAGAATATGCGGCATACTGAAAAATGTCGGTCCGAGGTCAAACGAAAAATCCCCCACCGTATGCCGGGATGTTCTTCCTCCTATGTAGGCCTGTTTTTCATAAACGTCTACGCTGAATCCTTTATATGTAAGCATCATCGCTGCCGCAAGGCCTCCAGGCCCTGCCCCGATTACGGCTATCTTTTTTCTTTCCTGACTCGCCATTCTGTCCACCGCCTTATCACCTTATAATCGTTTCTTTCCCTTATTCAAAAACGGTTAAACAAAAGTTATACAATATGTATATCACCTCGGGACGTTACAGGCAACGAAAACGCTCAGGGTATTTATTTCCTCTTTTCCTTTATTCGACGAAAGAAAAGAAAACGCCTGCAATGATGCAGACGTTCAGATAGATATTCCTGATTTGGTGAGCCACAGATGAAACTGCCACAGGTGGGCGATCAGCTGAGGTCCGGTCATCAGCTGACCGAAATAAGGAGCCGGATAGGAACTGCCGCGTGTATCACACAGTTCTGTAATCTTATTTACGTCAAACAGGTCAAATAAAGGGGAATCCCCCTGCTTAACGACGCCCTGCAGTGCACCTGTCACTTTTTCTGTATAAACGGGATGGTGAGTTTTCGGGTAGGGGCTTTTCTTTCTGTAAAGAATATCGTGGGGCAGAACCCCTTCCAGAGCTTTTCTTAAAATACCTTTCTCTCTGTTACCGTACATTTTCATATCCCAGGGAATGTTCCACACATATTCCACAAGGCGGTGATCGGCAAACGGGACCCTCACTTCAAGACTCGCTGCCATACTCATCCGGTCCTTCCGCTCGAGAAGCGTTGTCATGAACCAGATCATATTCACATAAAACAGAGAGCGCCGTCTGCTTTCAAGCTGGCTTTCCCCATCCAGCAGCGGCGTTTCGTTTACAGTTTCACTGTAACGCTGTTCTACGTACTGCTTCAGATTCAGTTTCTGCCGCCATTCCGGGCGCAAAAGTGATTCACGCTGATCGACTGAGCGCATCCACGGAAAAATCGATCCGTTAATCGCATCCTCGTCATGAAACCATGGATATCCACCAAAAATTTCATCGGCACACTCTCCCGAAAGCCCGACAGTGACTTCTTTTTTGATCTGTTCGCTGAACCAGAGAAGCGATGAATCAATATCCGCCATACCCGGCAGGTCTCTGGCCTCCTGGGCCGGCTCCAGATAATCAAACAGAGCTTCGTTGTTAATCACAAACCCTTTGTGATCGGAACCTAAAAAATCAGACATCACTTTGATCCAGGGCGCATCCGGGTTCGGCTGGAACCTGCTTGCCTTAAAATATTTGTCATTTTCTTCGTAGTCTATTGAAAATGTCCGCAGCGTCCCCCGCCCCTGCTCTTCAAAATAGTTTGCCGCAAGAGCGGTAAGGGCACTTGAATCCACTCCGCCGGACAGAAAGGTACAAACGGGCACGTCTGCCACCAGTTGCCTTTCAACGGTATCCTTCAGGAGACTCCGGATCCGCTCTGCTGTCTCTTCAGCCGAATCTGTGTGCCGTTCGCTTTTGACCTGCCAGTATCGTGCAGTTTTCAGCCCGGATCGTCCAAGCTTGAGAAAATGCGCCGGCCGGAGTTCCTTCATTCCTTTATATACTCCGTGGCCCGGTGTTCTGGAAGGGCACAGAGCCAGAACCTCCCGGAGTCCGGATTCGTCAACTCCGGCATTTATTTCCGGATGAGCGAGAATAGCTTTCGGCTCTGAAGCAAACATGAGACCTGAACCGTGTTCGAAGTAATACAGCGGTTTGACCCCGAGACGGTCACGGGCAATAAACAGTTCCTCCGCTTCATGATGCCATATGGCAAAGGCAAAGATTCCGTTCAGCTTCTCAACGCATGCTTCTCCCCACTCTATGAAAGAGGTGAGCAGCAC
Encoded proteins:
- a CDS encoding xanthine phosphoribosyltransferase, whose amino-acid sequence is MIKLKQAIQTQGTVLSGDILKVDQFLNHGIDPELMAAIGKEFTRRFENDGITKILTIESSGIAPSVMTGLYLGCPVVFARKQKSAIHHKGLFAADVYSYTKKTTSTITVEADKISADDTVLIIDDFLANGQAALGLASIVQDAGARVAGIGIVIEKSFQPGRTLLDGAGLRVESLARIASLSDGTVRFSDEAACEVKV
- a CDS encoding NCS2 family permease, whose amino-acid sequence is MSTKTVNYPWYRREDTDAFFALFQNNLANFVIIIVTMLGMGFPASLVFGKVIPGAAAAVVFGNLYYAFMARRLAAKENRTDVTALSYGISTPVMFVFLFGVLLPAYTLTGDAELAWKIALAACFISGLIEFLASFTGKWLQRVLPRAAMLGALAGVALTFIAGEMLFTTLEMPVVGLFVLVVILVGLVGKVTLPFKIPASLFAIIAGTGLAFALGYADTGAIQNGLANLGFYPVLPSLAVFEGFGLLFTGMIALLAVILPITIYNAIETMNNVEAMKAEGDSYDVRECQAVDGTGTMIGALFGGLFPTTVYIASVGAKWMKAGRGYSILNAAVFFLAASFGLIGALAAVIPVAVVAPILVFVGISMVSAAFGKNETKYYPAVAIAMLPYFANYLMTRFGNDAGSVLQEISGGIVPLGEGAMFTGILLGAITVAIIDHDFKKAAVFSCTAGILSFFGLMHASGLAVGAASDYALGYFLVAGFLGAFALKETKLSAGEQPVSRRAA
- a CDS encoding Cof-type HAD-IIB family hydrolase; the protein is MSGIKLIATDMDGTLLDSERRIPKKNAEAIRYAESKGVTVAVATGRDFTEAVVPLKEVGIRLPLICVNGAEIRQKDGDIYSQVTMSRSLYRRAADILRDEGVYYEIYTGKGSYTEDEQKGLQIVADIMLSTGEFESYDQVMRVAEARFKEGAVTVTEDYDQILNQGVSLLKLLAFSKDGSKREKAAERLRKLGSIAVSASASENLEITHVHATKGQALEQVAQNMGIPMNQTAAIGDNFNDLSMLKAAGTGIAMANAADEVKAVSCYITGANTEAGVAEAIYRMIDGN
- a CDS encoding carotenoid biosynthesis protein: MEKTDRYLFRFFIFWYICGVFLLSFDLVPPWLEWANVVFLITAGFLAMLFFYRTYGKILGLVLIGGIFILSMALESFGVATGLFFGNYEYRTDFGPKMIGVPVTIGFAWVMVIATSHVLMKPVTNATGKFAIIVYPVLGAFTATAMDLIIDPVAYDVKEYWVWLEGGFYYGIPFSNYAGWFILSFILHLIVFILTKRHKGWQTDSSEWSFRMAWLYGMMTAMFMAVAVVNGLFLAFFTTLAALIIVYTFYFTPRFLGTLKEGGRYSQQKTGI
- a CDS encoding lysophospholipid acyltransferase family protein; the encoded protein is MLKKHFHHVSCENNWRPSGRGALFLINHSSWWDSLVLFQLNRELLRTDGYALMSEEGLRRFPFFRKIGAFPVNAASYTSVLRSLKEAAVLLNSGKCLFLFPQGDEFHLDIRPLQFQSGAAFLLKEAPHCDLVPVTFYHTLLHEQHPEFFIRVGSSLAFDSQVPRKELTIQLENQLTEQLDGLKNDVMNEKTESFRPVVRGRETIGDRWYSIKQSLPRLFGRAGR
- a CDS encoding glycosyltransferase, whose translation is MTVWILTAVLAVSIVITGLNTFLLPRLKTDRKADRHPPSVDVFVPLRNEERNVPDLIASLKGLTAPNLTFFLLDDGSSDRTGELLTALTDDDPRFYLLKGKPLPEAWVGKVHACHQLSKNGSGEFALFVDADVRLAHGTVESLLSCFKRPETGLVTGFPKTPAKGVLGSLLIPMQHFVVHFHLPVLLANYTTFAPATAAHGAFMMFRRSAYEKAGGHKAVKSSLVEDVHLARQMKKSGYRVTLANVSDAVTCYMYETDREVWEGFSKNLFPGLGRSLPLAVFVTLFYLLFYTAPGIFAILVLLGSLEMVWLLPYSLGVVHKGIVDWSVRQKLWLCILMPASALMTVVLLWYSAFLGVFRRGFSWKGRVYK
- a CDS encoding phytoene desaturase family protein, which codes for MTRQKKIAVIGAGLGGLAASIRLASKGADVTLYEKNSYAGGKLHSKALGTHTFDFGPNTITMPHVFQNVLYDAGENPDDYFRFDRLTTHTKNVFSDGTSFHFSSDTEKMEEEIASIDPDSALRYREYLKQVEDLYIKAETHFLRRTFRSWKDYMSLPLARALFSVKPLTSLDRFHRTFFPDDRVRQAFNRYATYIGSSPYRSPATFGLIGHLELNDGVYFTRGGNAGIAKGLHRAAVKLGVTMHFNTEVTGIEVADKKASAVKTDHYEPLPVDGIVLNGDLLTQVPALIDQKNRKHLTDEKINSLNPSISAFVILAAAEKRYDLHHHHVFFTSDYRKEFNTIFEEGKYPADPTIYICTSSKTEPSLSPDGDNLFILVNAPPLPRNGTLDDDKEQYAGIVFERLREKGIDLFGSLKGKQIISPADIAEKFYAYRGSLYGIASNKRSDTFLRPFNQSADVGNLFFAGGSTHPGGGSPMVVLSGRNAADALLNELGRH